One Macadamia integrifolia cultivar HAES 741 unplaced genomic scaffold, SCU_Mint_v3 scaffold1421, whole genome shotgun sequence genomic window carries:
- the LOC122063681 gene encoding serine carboxypeptidase-like 45, producing VKSSVCCAEANMLYLEAPVGVGFSYCINTSNYVGVDDEITARDNLIFLQRWFVKFPEYKCRDLFVTGESYAGHYVPQLAQLILQFNKKEKLFNLKGILLGNPLLDFVTDFNSKAEFFWSHGLISDSTYEIFSSACNYSRYKSESFRGSVSPVCSGVMNQVNNEISMYIDKYDVTIDVCLSSILSQSNALTHLQVAEKLDVCVEDETTKYFNRVDVQKALHARLLGVTSWVSCSDNLHYKKLNFEESMIPVVGSLIRSGIRILVFSGDQDSVIPLTGTRTLLHGLANKLGLNTTTTYRAWFEGKQVGGWMQVYGNILSFATIRGASHKAPFSQPERSLVLFNAFLKGKPLPEEFRAIE from the exons AGTTAAATCTTCTGTGTGTTGTGCAGAAGCAAACATGTTGTACTTGGAGGCACCAGTAGGAGTTGGGTTCTCTTATTGTATTAACACATCTAACTATGTGGGGGTGGATGATGAGATTACTG CTAGGGACAATCTCATCTTCCTACAGCGTTGGTTTGTCAAGTTCCCTGAATACAAATGTAGAGACCTGTTTGTCACAGGGGAAAGCTATGCTG GTCATTATGTTCCACAACTAGCACAGCTCATCCTTCAGTTCAACAAGAAGGAAAAGTTATTCAATCTGAAAGGAATACTT cTGGGAAATCCTCTTCTAGATTTCGTTACTGACTTCAATTCGAAGGCTGAATTTTTCTGGTCACATGGGTTAATATCGGATTCAACATATGAGATCTTCTCTTCAGCTTGTAACTACTCTCGGTACAAGAGTGAGTCATTCAGAGGCTCTGTTTCCCCTGTTTGCTCAGGAGTGATGAACCAAGTCAACAATGAAATTAGTATGTATATCGACAAATATGATGTCACAATTGATGTCTGCCTATCATCTATTTTATCTCAATCGAATGCTCTCACACACCTG CAAGTTGCAGAGAAACTAGATGTCTGTGTTGAAGATGAAACTACAAAGTATTTCAACCGGGTTGATGTACAGAAGGCTCTCCACGCTCGTCTTTTGGGAGTCACCAGTTGGGTTTCTTGCAGTGA TAATCTACACTataagaagctcaactttgaggAATCTATGATTCCAGTCGTCGGCTCACTCATCAGGTCTGGAATTCGGATCTTAGTTTTCAG TGGAGATCAAGATTCTGTTATCCCATTAACCGGGACAAGAACACTGCTCCATGGATTGGCAAATAAATTGGGACTGAACACAACTACAACTTACAGAGCTTGGTTTGAGGGGAAACAG GTTGGCGGATGGATGCAAGTTTATGGAAATATCCTCTCCTTTGCAACCATTAGAGGAGCATCTCACAAGGCTCCATTCTCACAGCCAGAGAGATCACTTGTGTTGTTCAATGCATTTCTAAAAGGAAAACCACTACCAGAAGAATTCCGAGCTATCGAATAA